One bacterium DNA segment encodes these proteins:
- a CDS encoding transcriptional regulator translates to MKQIIDHINKCFENRTRLGIMASLMVNDSIDFKALKLLLGSSDGNLSSNISTLEQLGYVKVKKRFIGKSSNTSYSITNVGRKAFQNHLAALEELIRGLLPMIRKRYKARCCPRGTRQ, encoded by the coding sequence ATGAAACAAATCATTGATCACATAAACAAGTGCTTCGAGAATCGGACGAGGTTGGGAATCATGGCCTCTCTTATGGTGAACGACAGCATTGACTTCAAAGCGCTCAAATTGCTACTGGGCTCTTCCGATGGGAATCTCTCCAGCAATATCTCAACCCTCGAGCAACTCGGATATGTCAAGGTGAAGAAGCGATTTATCGGCAAGTCATCGAACACCTCCTACTCAATTACAAATGTAGGTCGAAAGGCATTTCAAAACCATCTGGCCGCTCTTGAAGAACTAATCAGGGGGTTGCTCCCGATGATCAGAAAACGATATAAGGCGAGGTGTTGTCCTCGCGGAACAAGACAATAA
- a CDS encoding DUF1801 domain-containing protein encodes MVELKTKLTANSVAKFLAAIPDADRRADCQAIADLMAKVTKQQPRMWGSSIVGFGEYHYVGASGREGDWFMVGFSPRKGAISIYLMGGLEHQTDLLAKLGKHKRGKGCLYISKLKDVELAVLAKMVKASVQKLKKA; translated from the coding sequence GTGGTTGAATTGAAAACAAAACTAACTGCTAATAGTGTCGCCAAGTTCTTAGCAGCGATACCAGACGCCGATCGCCGCGCAGATTGCCAGGCGATTGCCGATCTGATGGCTAAAGTCACGAAACAACAACCCAGGATGTGGGGATCGAGCATCGTCGGGTTCGGCGAATATCACTATGTCGGTGCAAGCGGGCGTGAAGGTGATTGGTTTATGGTTGGATTTTCACCCCGCAAAGGTGCAATTTCCATCTATCTGATGGGCGGGCTGGAACACCAAACTGATCTACTAGCCAAGTTGGGCAAGCACAAGAGGGGCAAAGGTTGTTTGTACATTAGCAAACTCAAAGACGTGGAACTGGCAGTACTTGCCAAAATGGTCAAGGCTTCGGTACAAAAATTGAAGAAGGCGTAA
- the katG gene encoding catalase/peroxidase HPI, with translation MAEKHDDSAAKCPITGAMKKNGPGTSNRDWWPNQLNLNILHQHSPLSNPMGEKFNYSEEFKSLDLKAVKKDLYELMTSSQDWWPADFGHYGPLFIRMAWHSAGTYRVGDGRGGAGTGTQRFAPLNSWPDNANLDKARRLLWPIKQKYGRKLSWADLMILAGNCALESMGFKTFGFGGGRADVWEPEEDIYWGAESEWLGDKRYTGERDLENPLAAVQMGLIYVNPEGPNGVPDAIASGRDIRETFARMAMNDEETVALVAGGHTFGKCHGAGDAALVGAEPEGASIEEQGLGWKSRFGSGKGGDTITSGIEGAWTPTPTKWDNSYFDTLFGYDWNLVKSPAGANQWVPADPAAASTVPHAHDPSKKTAPIMTTADMALRMDPIYKPISKRFHENPKEFADAFARAWFKLTHRDMGPRPRYLGPEVPAEELIWQDPIPAVNHELVSPQDVATLKGKVLASGLSASELISTAWASASTFRGSDMRGGANGARIRIAPQKDWNVNQPDQLAKVLKALEVIQEEFNRAQTGTKKVSLADLIVLAGCAAVEKAAKDAGINVSVPFTPGRMDASQEQTDVEALAVLEPKADGFRNYVREDRGLRAEELLLDRANLLTLTAPEMTVLVGGLRVLNTNTGQSKHGVFTKKPGALTNDFFVHLLDMSVEWRTSTESKEIFEGRDRKTGEVKWTGTRVDLVFGSHSQLRALAEVYACDDSKEKFVNDFVAAWNKVMNLDRFDLA, from the coding sequence ATGGCAGAAAAGCATGACGATAGTGCAGCCAAATGTCCGATAACGGGCGCAATGAAAAAGAACGGACCAGGAACTTCAAATCGAGACTGGTGGCCAAATCAACTGAACCTTAACATCCTACATCAGCATTCCCCTTTATCGAATCCAATGGGCGAGAAGTTCAACTACTCAGAAGAGTTCAAAAGCCTTGATTTGAAGGCTGTGAAGAAGGACCTCTACGAACTGATGACTTCATCACAAGATTGGTGGCCCGCTGATTTCGGTCACTATGGGCCATTGTTCATTCGAATGGCGTGGCACAGCGCCGGGACTTATCGCGTGGGTGATGGGCGCGGCGGAGCTGGTACAGGGACACAACGCTTTGCACCCCTCAATAGCTGGCCAGACAATGCAAACCTTGACAAAGCACGAAGACTGCTTTGGCCGATTAAACAGAAATATGGTCGGAAACTTTCCTGGGCTGACCTGATGATACTCGCCGGCAACTGCGCGCTGGAATCGATGGGATTCAAGACTTTTGGGTTCGGTGGCGGCCGCGCCGATGTGTGGGAACCAGAAGAGGACATATATTGGGGCGCAGAATCCGAATGGTTGGGCGACAAGCGTTATACGGGCGAGCGCGACCTGGAGAATCCCCTTGCTGCCGTGCAGATGGGGTTAATCTATGTGAATCCGGAGGGACCAAACGGAGTACCGGATGCAATCGCTTCGGGGCGCGATATTCGTGAGACTTTTGCACGCATGGCAATGAACGATGAAGAAACCGTCGCGTTAGTTGCCGGAGGACATACTTTCGGTAAGTGTCATGGCGCAGGTGATGCGGCTCTTGTTGGCGCCGAACCCGAGGGCGCGAGTATTGAAGAGCAAGGATTGGGCTGGAAGAGTCGATTCGGCAGCGGCAAGGGTGGAGACACGATTACAAGCGGAATCGAAGGAGCGTGGACTCCAACTCCAACAAAGTGGGATAACAGCTACTTTGATACTCTCTTCGGCTATGATTGGAACCTGGTTAAGAGCCCGGCAGGCGCAAATCAATGGGTTCCGGCTGATCCGGCCGCTGCGAGCACAGTACCCCATGCTCATGATCCTTCGAAAAAGACGGCACCAATCATGACGACCGCTGACATGGCTTTGCGTATGGACCCAATCTATAAGCCGATCTCCAAGCGCTTCCATGAGAATCCCAAAGAATTTGCCGACGCATTCGCACGAGCATGGTTTAAGCTTACGCACCGTGACATGGGTCCGCGTCCCCGCTATCTGGGACCGGAAGTTCCCGCAGAGGAGCTGATTTGGCAAGATCCGATACCGGCTGTCAACCACGAGTTGGTTTCTCCGCAAGATGTTGCGACTCTCAAAGGCAAGGTTCTCGCTTCCGGGCTCTCGGCTTCAGAGTTAATCTCCACTGCTTGGGCATCAGCTTCGACGTTTCGCGGCTCCGATATGCGTGGTGGAGCAAACGGTGCACGAATTCGCATTGCACCTCAAAAGGACTGGAATGTTAACCAACCGGATCAATTGGCAAAGGTTCTGAAGGCGTTGGAAGTCATTCAGGAAGAATTCAATCGTGCGCAGACTGGGACCAAGAAAGTCTCACTTGCAGACTTGATTGTACTCGCTGGTTGTGCCGCTGTTGAAAAGGCTGCGAAGGATGCGGGCATAAATGTGTCAGTACCCTTCACACCCGGACGCATGGATGCTTCTCAGGAACAAACCGATGTGGAAGCACTTGCCGTCCTTGAACCAAAGGCAGACGGTTTCCGAAACTATGTACGCGAGGATCGCGGATTGCGTGCGGAAGAGTTGTTACTGGACAGAGCGAATTTGCTGACTCTGACCGCTCCTGAGATGACAGTTCTCGTCGGAGGATTGCGAGTTCTCAACACAAATACTGGACAGTCAAAGCACGGTGTCTTCACCAAGAAGCCCGGCGCTCTGACTAACGACTTTTTCGTACATCTGCTCGACATGAGCGTAGAATGGCGTACCTCAACCGAGTCGAAGGAAATCTTCGAGGGGCGAGACCGGAAGACCGGTGAAGTTAAGTGGACCGGCACACGTGTGGATCTTGTATTTGGTTCGCATTCCCAGCTGCGAGCCCTCGCAGAAGTCTACGCCTGTGATGACTCGAAAGAGAAGTTTGTAAATGACTTCGTTGCGGCTTGGAACAAGGTCATGAATCTTGATCGTTTTGATCTCGCCTGA